In one Zobellia galactanivorans genomic region, the following are encoded:
- the uvrB gene encoding excinuclease ABC subunit UvrB has protein sequence MKFKVVSEFKPTGDQPQAIKQLVEGMETGERYQTLLGVTGSGKTFTVANVIEQVQRPTLVLAHNKTLAAQLYSEFKQFFPENAVEYFVSYYDYYQPEAFIPSSGLYIEKDLSINEDIEKLRLSATSSLLSGRRDVLVVASVSCLYGIGNPVEFQKNVISIKKDQVIARTKFLHQLVQSLYSRTTADFRNGNFRVKGDVVDVFPSYADHAFRIHFFGDEIEEIEAFDPFNNNVIEVYETLNIYPANMFVTSPDILQGAIHQIQEDMVKQVDYFKEIGKPLEAKRLEERTSFDLEMIRELGYCSGIENYSRYLDGREPGTRPFCLLDYFPDDYLMVIDESHVTIPQVHAMYGGDRSRKVNLVDYGFRLPAAMDNRPLKFEEFEALQNQAIYVSATPADYELQLCQGVFVEQVIRPTGLLDPIIEVRPSQNQIDDLVEEIQVRVEKDERTLVTTLTKRMAEELAKYLTRINVRCRYIHSDVDTLERVEIMQDLRKGIFDVLIGVNLLREGLDLPEVSLVAILDADKEGFLRSNRSLTQTVGRAARNLNGKAIMYADKITDSMQQTIDQTNYRRAKQIAYNTEHGITPKALNKSLDSVLAKNSVSTYHFEKEEMRAAEPDLDYLTKDQIEKMVREKRKAMEKAAKELDFIQAAKLRDEIKSLQEQV, from the coding sequence ATGAAATTTAAAGTAGTCTCAGAGTTCAAACCGACGGGCGATCAACCCCAAGCCATAAAACAACTTGTTGAGGGAATGGAAACCGGTGAACGCTACCAAACCCTTTTAGGGGTGACCGGTTCGGGTAAAACGTTTACCGTGGCCAATGTTATTGAACAAGTACAGCGCCCTACCTTGGTGCTCGCCCATAACAAAACCTTGGCCGCCCAATTGTACTCGGAGTTCAAGCAATTTTTTCCAGAAAATGCGGTGGAGTATTTTGTTTCGTATTACGATTATTACCAACCGGAAGCTTTTATACCCTCGTCCGGACTGTACATCGAGAAAGATCTCTCCATCAATGAAGATATTGAAAAACTACGTTTGAGCGCCACCTCATCCTTGCTCTCAGGGCGTCGTGACGTTTTGGTCGTGGCCTCCGTCTCATGTCTGTACGGTATTGGAAACCCTGTGGAATTCCAAAAGAACGTCATCTCCATCAAAAAAGACCAAGTGATCGCCCGTACCAAGTTCCTACATCAATTGGTGCAGAGCCTATACTCAAGAACTACCGCCGATTTTCGAAACGGTAACTTTCGAGTAAAGGGCGACGTTGTGGATGTCTTCCCCAGCTATGCGGACCACGCCTTTCGCATTCATTTTTTCGGGGACGAAATCGAGGAAATAGAGGCTTTTGACCCGTTTAACAACAACGTAATCGAGGTTTATGAGACTTTGAATATCTACCCGGCCAATATGTTCGTTACTTCTCCTGATATCCTCCAAGGTGCTATTCATCAAATTCAGGAAGATATGGTAAAGCAGGTAGACTATTTTAAGGAAATAGGGAAACCACTTGAAGCAAAACGCCTTGAAGAACGCACAAGTTTTGATTTAGAAATGATTCGTGAACTGGGCTATTGTTCCGGAATAGAGAATTACTCCCGTTATTTGGACGGCCGAGAACCCGGAACCAGACCTTTCTGTTTACTCGATTACTTTCCCGACGATTACTTAATGGTCATCGACGAAAGTCATGTAACCATACCACAAGTACACGCCATGTACGGAGGTGACCGTTCAAGAAAGGTGAATTTAGTGGACTATGGTTTTAGGCTTCCCGCGGCCATGGACAACCGCCCTTTAAAATTTGAAGAGTTCGAGGCCTTACAAAACCAAGCCATATATGTGAGCGCAACCCCTGCGGATTACGAACTACAACTCTGTCAAGGGGTGTTTGTAGAACAAGTGATACGGCCAACGGGACTCTTAGACCCTATAATCGAGGTGAGGCCCAGCCAAAATCAAATCGATGATCTTGTAGAAGAGATTCAAGTACGTGTCGAAAAAGACGAACGTACCCTGGTTACCACCTTGACCAAAAGAATGGCCGAAGAGCTCGCCAAATACCTCACACGGATAAATGTTCGCTGTAGATACATCCACAGTGATGTAGATACCTTAGAGCGCGTAGAGATCATGCAAGACCTTAGGAAAGGTATTTTTGATGTATTGATCGGGGTGAACCTGCTTCGTGAAGGATTGGACCTACCGGAAGTTTCATTGGTAGCGATCCTAGATGCAGACAAAGAAGGTTTTCTACGTAGCAACCGATCACTGACCCAAACCGTGGGAAGGGCCGCAAGGAACCTTAACGGAAAGGCCATCATGTATGCCGATAAAATTACCGATAGCATGCAGCAGACGATTGACCAAACCAACTACCGAAGGGCAAAACAAATTGCCTACAATACAGAACATGGAATTACCCCAAAGGCCCTGAATAAAAGTTTGGATAGTGTGCTGGCAAAAAATTCCGTATCCACCTACCATTTTGAAAAAGAAGAAATGCGGGCCGCGGAACCCGACCTCGATTACCTGACCAAAGACCAAATCGAAAAAATGGTCCGTGAAAAAAGAAAGGCCATGGAAAAAGCCGCCAAAGAACTCGATTTTATACAAGCGGCAAAACTGAGGGACGAGATAAAATCACTGCAAGAACAAGTCTGA
- a CDS encoding T9SS type B sorting domain-containing protein produces MLLLFVEIAIFQITYPISLLLVPSIPIRIEEVSIEESFGNYIVEIEVREDGDYEYSLDGKNYQDENRFNNVETGFYTIVVRGKNGCGITEKEISVIGFPKCITPNGDDTNDRWQITGVITHFENQAIHIYGRYGKLVKQIYPNSTGWDGSMNGQPLPSSDYWFRINLENGKEFKGHFTLKQ; encoded by the coding sequence ATGCTATTGTTGTTTGTGGAAATAGCGATATTCCAGATTACATATCCCATTTCATTGTTGCTTGTCCCTTCAATCCCCATTCGTATTGAAGAAGTAAGCATTGAGGAATCCTTCGGCAACTATATCGTTGAGATAGAAGTACGTGAAGATGGAGACTACGAGTATTCCCTTGACGGGAAAAATTACCAAGACGAAAATAGGTTCAACAATGTAGAAACCGGGTTTTATACCATCGTGGTACGTGGTAAAAATGGGTGCGGTATCACAGAAAAGGAAATCTCGGTCATTGGATTCCCCAAGTGCATTACCCCCAATGGCGATGACACGAACGATAGATGGCAAATAACCGGTGTCATCACCCATTTTGAAAACCAGGCAATCCACATCTATGGTCGCTACGGCAAACTGGTAAAGCAAATTTACCCCAACTCTACTGGCTGGGATGGATCTATGAACGGCCAGCCCCTTCCGTCATCGGACTATTGGTTTAGGATCAACTTAGAGAATGGCAAAGAATTTAAAGGCCATTTTACCTTAAAGCAATAA
- a CDS encoding ABC transporter permease: MTRLLQIEFIKLWNNRASKILILSYFVLLSSIALVAAVKFDIGPIKFHLAEQGIFNFPYIWHFNAFITAFFKLFLAIVIVSMMANEYSNKTIKQNLIDGLSKKEFILSKFLTVISFALASTVFVFVVSLILGLIYSDFNEIGIIFSGLEFLLAFFVKLVGFFSFCLFLGILVKRSAFALGFLILWQVFETFVRGIIRWRFFDGETTDFVMGFFPLNAMWNLIKEPFSRLSAVQTAVNQMGEEIVLNYHVHWYEILIVLAWTAIFIYGSYALLKKRDL; the protein is encoded by the coding sequence ATGACTCGACTCTTACAAATAGAATTCATAAAATTGTGGAACAACAGGGCCAGCAAAATCTTAATCCTCTCCTACTTTGTACTTCTAAGTTCCATTGCCTTGGTCGCCGCGGTTAAATTCGATATCGGACCGATAAAGTTTCACTTGGCCGAACAGGGGATTTTCAACTTTCCCTACATATGGCACTTCAACGCTTTTATAACCGCATTTTTTAAATTGTTCCTGGCCATTGTCATCGTGTCCATGATGGCCAACGAATACAGCAACAAGACCATTAAACAGAACTTGATAGACGGACTTTCAAAAAAGGAATTCATTCTATCGAAGTTTCTCACCGTCATCTCCTTCGCCTTGGCATCAACGGTCTTTGTATTTGTAGTGTCCCTTATTTTAGGGCTTATCTATTCCGACTTTAACGAAATCGGCATTATCTTTTCGGGATTGGAGTTCCTCCTTGCATTTTTTGTTAAGCTGGTCGGTTTTTTCTCTTTCTGCCTCTTCTTGGGCATCTTGGTAAAAAGGTCGGCTTTTGCATTGGGGTTTCTAATCCTGTGGCAAGTATTTGAGACCTTTGTACGCGGCATCATCAGGTGGCGTTTTTTTGATGGGGAGACAACCGATTTTGTTATGGGCTTTTTTCCCCTAAATGCCATGTGGAACCTGATAAAGGAACCCTTCTCCCGATTGAGCGCCGTACAGACCGCCGTCAACCAAATGGGAGAGGAAATTGTTCTAAACTATCATGTACATTGGTACGAAATACTTATTGTGTTGGCATGGACGGCCATTTTTATTTACGGTTCTTATGCCCTTTTGAAAAAACGGGATTTATAA
- a CDS encoding ABC transporter ATP-binding protein → MSTILSVNHLTKKFGYLTAVKDLSFTIEKGNVYGILGPNGSGKSTTLGIVLNVVNRTEGNFEWFDGSSTTHEALKRVGAIIERPNFYPYMTAVQNLKLVCKIKEVGEEKIEEKLELVGLLDRKDSKFRTYSLGMKQRLAIASALLNDPEILILDEPTNGLDPQGIHQIREIIKKIASQGTTILLASHLLDEVEKVCSHVIILRKGEKLYSGRVDGLLASHGFFELKTHDLDKLKTYLEKHASFGQIKLENGHITAFLKEEMDAGELNKTLFDQGIVLSHLVKRKESLEEQFLTLTKNQSN, encoded by the coding sequence GTGAGCACCATTCTAAGCGTTAACCATCTCACCAAAAAATTCGGGTACCTGACCGCCGTCAAAGACCTTTCTTTTACGATTGAAAAAGGCAATGTCTACGGTATTCTAGGCCCTAACGGAAGTGGAAAGTCTACTACACTGGGCATTGTTCTCAACGTCGTGAACCGAACCGAAGGAAATTTCGAGTGGTTCGATGGTTCTTCAACGACCCACGAAGCCTTAAAAAGGGTCGGTGCCATCATTGAAAGACCTAATTTCTACCCGTATATGACAGCGGTCCAAAACCTAAAATTGGTCTGTAAAATAAAAGAGGTGGGTGAAGAAAAAATAGAGGAAAAGCTAGAACTTGTCGGATTGCTCGACCGTAAAGACAGTAAGTTCAGAACCTATTCCCTAGGAATGAAACAACGCTTGGCCATTGCCTCTGCCCTACTCAACGATCCCGAAATATTAATTCTCGACGAACCGACGAACGGACTCGACCCCCAAGGTATTCACCAAATACGGGAAATCATAAAGAAAATCGCTTCACAGGGCACGACCATTTTATTGGCATCGCACCTGCTTGACGAAGTCGAAAAGGTCTGTAGCCATGTTATCATCTTAAGAAAAGGAGAAAAATTATACTCCGGTCGTGTAGACGGCTTGTTAGCAAGTCACGGTTTTTTTGAACTAAAGACCCATGACCTCGACAAATTAAAAACCTACCTGGAAAAGCACGCAAGTTTCGGACAAATAAAATTGGAAAACGGCCACATCACCGCCTTTTTAAAAGAAGAGATGGATGCCGGCGAACTTAACAAAACCCTTTTTGACCAAGGTATTGTACTATCTCACCTAGTGAAAAGAAAAGAAAGCCTTGAAGAGCAATTCTTGACCTTGACCAAAAACCAATCCAACTAA
- a CDS encoding DUF11 domain-containing protein, with protein sequence MRLKLFSFILFFMVSAAGFSQLSDLHYLPPLKQGGNNQAVTQQSIYLSTPETTAFPVNIYQGTSTSTYSSTTLSKTTPQEIVLANGDNNITMMVNDSTGVVLTGGGLRLEAPGGQKFYVNYRGRSGSQATSLTSKGRQAMGTHFKWGGTPNKGTQGSLTNSLGIMATEDGTTVTVSGYDPGCEFRLGNDRDGITADSYTINLDANESFVFEAYVGETPANADGWLGADVISNNPIVISNGGLNTSVRTGYSGRDAAIDQPVPQNKLGKEYVFIRGNGTSETEIPIIIGTQNGTNIYVNGSTTPIATINDGDYFEIPESNYSVSSAGGNMYVTTSKDAYAYQLMAGASAIYTQGLNFIAPVNCLLPDTVDNITHIEDAAGITMTGGVTLIASTSTPDANITVTDGSGPVVLPAPSTVAGTSLWKTYYVAGLTGDVTVESTGPIAVGFIGFSGARGIAGYFSGFDTVPEVDLQVTGGGCLPNAEVVVVDPNFDDYQWFENGALIAGANSATYTPTNAGDYYVRVTKGGCSYDSQPLTAYYCEPDIILRKDADQNTVTEGDTVTFTITVETLGIDPVTNLVLTDVLPPGLELISSSVSKGTFTYPDWNVGGMTSGDLETLTLVTRASLANIYMTTANYTNTVSNSQDQVDSNITTDDPSETVTVNRSSPTNVITNRKITYRVNRN encoded by the coding sequence ATGAGACTAAAGTTATTTTCGTTTATACTCTTTTTTATGGTGTCTGCCGCAGGGTTTTCACAGCTGAGCGACCTTCATTATCTGCCGCCATTAAAACAAGGTGGCAACAACCAAGCTGTTACGCAACAGAGCATTTATTTATCCACTCCGGAAACCACGGCATTTCCCGTTAACATATATCAAGGCACGTCTACCTCAACATACTCCTCTACTACCCTATCCAAAACTACACCTCAAGAAATCGTATTGGCCAATGGGGATAATAACATTACCATGATGGTAAATGATAGTACGGGAGTGGTTCTTACAGGTGGCGGATTACGATTGGAAGCTCCAGGCGGCCAAAAATTCTACGTGAACTACAGAGGTAGGTCCGGTTCACAAGCAACTTCCTTGACCAGTAAAGGAAGGCAGGCGATGGGAACCCATTTTAAGTGGGGGGGAACCCCGAATAAAGGAACTCAAGGAAGCCTGACAAATTCATTGGGAATAATGGCTACCGAAGATGGCACTACGGTAACAGTTTCAGGTTATGACCCAGGTTGTGAGTTTCGGTTAGGCAATGATAGAGACGGAATAACTGCCGATTCTTACACCATTAATTTAGACGCCAATGAATCTTTTGTCTTTGAGGCCTATGTTGGTGAAACTCCCGCAAATGCCGACGGCTGGTTAGGAGCTGACGTGATTTCCAATAACCCTATCGTTATTAGTAATGGGGGACTTAACACAAGTGTTAGGACCGGTTACTCGGGTAGGGATGCTGCAATTGACCAACCGGTACCCCAGAATAAACTGGGAAAGGAATATGTTTTTATTAGAGGAAACGGTACCAGTGAAACAGAAATACCAATTATTATCGGTACCCAAAACGGCACCAATATCTATGTCAACGGAAGTACCACCCCTATTGCCACTATAAATGATGGGGATTATTTTGAGATTCCCGAAAGCAATTACTCGGTTTCTTCCGCAGGAGGAAATATGTACGTAACTACCTCAAAGGATGCCTATGCCTATCAACTAATGGCAGGGGCAAGTGCTATTTACACCCAAGGCTTAAACTTTATCGCCCCCGTAAACTGTTTGTTACCCGATACGGTAGATAATATTACACATATAGAAGATGCCGCAGGAATAACCATGACAGGCGGGGTAACCCTAATTGCCTCTACTTCAACCCCAGATGCCAATATTACGGTAACGGATGGTAGTGGACCGGTCGTCCTACCCGCCCCTTCCACAGTTGCAGGAACAAGCTTGTGGAAAACCTATTATGTTGCCGGCTTAACCGGAGATGTAACCGTAGAATCAACGGGACCAATTGCTGTTGGATTTATTGGTTTTAGTGGTGCCAGAGGTATTGCCGGATATTTTTCAGGCTTTGATACCGTACCGGAAGTAGACTTACAAGTTACAGGTGGCGGTTGCTTGCCCAATGCAGAGGTGGTCGTTGTCGACCCCAATTTTGACGATTACCAATGGTTTGAAAACGGCGCTTTGATCGCAGGTGCAAATAGTGCCACATATACACCAACCAATGCAGGCGATTATTACGTACGGGTTACAAAAGGAGGCTGTTCCTATGATTCGCAACCTTTGACCGCTTACTATTGTGAGCCCGATATCATTCTAAGAAAAGATGCCGACCAAAATACGGTTACCGAAGGAGATACGGTCACTTTTACGATTACGGTCGAAACCTTAGGCATAGACCCGGTCACCAACCTAGTCTTGACCGATGTTTTACCCCCTGGCCTAGAGCTCATTTCCTCTTCCGTATCCAAAGGAACGTTCACTTATCCTGATTGGAATGTTGGAGGTATGACTTCCGGTGACCTAGAAACTTTGACTTTGGTCACTAGGGCCAGTTTAGCCAATATCTATATGACAACTGCGAACTATACGAATACGGTAAGCAATAGCCAAGACCAGGTCGACTCCAATATCACTACGGACGACCCTTCCGAAACCGTGACAGTGAACAGGAGTAGCCCCACTAACGTAATAACGAATAGAAAAATCACCTACCGCGTAAATAGAAATTAA